tatgtatattttggagatagaatattttagacaaatgaattaaaatatatcctttaagtgagacttaaaaatatatttttttttggaattataaaaatgcacatgtattaaaacccctatccttgggaaggaatataattattaataattaagaagagtaaatacgaaatagttgtctaactatttcccaaaaacgttaaaccttaagccaaggcacggccgtccgtctaatagaaattagtacgtgtaggtcgtcacgcagcaggttgattgggattactatttcgagacgcacttcatgagttcatgtcccccttttctcttaactgttttcagtttttatacttcaggggtgaaatacatgttacaatgtttacggatacttttatacatggtatggttagcgtaaggagggctactacttagatcatgtgagtgggtaggtggaaagtagaggccattaatcctcattgtaggaccgagggtcattagcggtagatctatctgggtgtagcgagcccaactccagtcccaacagaacggacctcggggtgactttgagcccgacgcaaaaatctgctaggtttgagtcttcctactgcacttcacacatatcattggccttgcaaaccaatggtgatctctttatttccttatttgctacataccagggatttttcatacaaatgtattacaaaggtttttacatactcactttcacatgaactcgctcaacttttgttgatttttcaacttacatgtatttcagggaattacggatctggcgaggtatgctatgtcttcatgctgcgtaggagatatgaggtcatccaagtttaggggttgtggctgtGTCCTTGAACAAGgtttttattatgttgggttgtaaactcgttgcatgtgtcaactttaaaaaaatgttgtcgtattttacttttaaaacttgaatcaatggatgatcttcatggttttactttcatatagcgttgatgtgattaagctatggtattaagaagtcacaccaaataaactcacgcttccgcaaagccagggtgtgacagggTGCACTTGCCTTaacgtgttgtagagagtgattgtattgtattgtatggtgctctataaatttaaagcttgataacGAGTAAAAAGTGCTAAAAATTATACCACACTCGCACCACATCACCATCGTGTATTGTATTAAAATATGGTTCGTGGTTTCCTGCAAACAACCACAGCAAGAGCATAGATAATCCCCAGTTTGAATGCCTCTTTTGTTTAGTTCGACTCGTGACGGTATCCTATTTTGAGCATATTTCCACACGAACATGTTTACTTTTGGAACCACCCAACTGCACCATTTGATAACTGTGTCCTCCGAATGTTGCGCACTAACTGATTCGAGAGAAGTTCTTATTATTTTAACCGAGAAAGATGCATTCGAATCTGTACCACATACCCACACGTCATCGCtcgcttttggtttcacctctcTTTGTACTGCGAGACAGCCCAGGAACTCCATCCATTCAGCCGCGGACCTTAGATGGTTTTTCTAACTACAATCCCATACCACCTCTTCACCCATTATCCTATAATTATGCGAAACCCATACATGTTTTTCTACAGCCAATTTGTATATCGGTAGGAAGGTAGTTGCTAACCTTCCAATTGGATGCCATTTATCTTCCCAAAATCTTAATTTGTTACCCAAACCCATCTTGCACACCAACATCTCATTAAGTGTAACACTTTTCTTTTGGAAATCTTTATCAATCCCACATATATTTTTCCACAAACCTATCACAACCTTATTTACTAGCACCAAATCTTTTTCCACGCTTTACCATGTATTGACTTAATTACCCGAGCCCAAAATTGATTGCTATCTTCCCGAAATCTCCATCACAATTTTAGAAGGAGTGCTAAATTTGCATCTTTTACGCTCCCCAAACCCATCCGGCCACACTTTTTGATATAACCATCTTTTCCCAACCCACCTACCGAATTTGGTTATTGTTTactccaacccccccccccccaaatgaACCTACGCCTTATGCCTTCCAGAGTATTACTTACCTTATTTGGTGCCTTGTATTGAAATAAAAATGTGTAGGTAAATTGCCAAGGACCACTTTTGCCAAAGTTACTCGCTGACGAAAGATAGATTTTTCTCCTTCCATCTTGATAGCTTAGCTTTAAACCTATCCACCACCGGTTTGCAGCTCACCACACGATTCATGTTTGCATCCATCAACATGCCAAGATACTTGAATGGTAAATTCCCGTGGTTACATTCCAAAGCCGTCGCTAACTGCAGAGTCTCTTGATTATTCAACCCTATCCCATAAACTTTACTTTCGAAGGGCTCGCCTTTAAACCCGACACTAAGAAAAAACATCTCAAAATCCGAGTTAGATTTTTCCCATGCTCAAAGATTCCCATCGCCAATGAAAACAACGTCGTCCGCATAGAATAAATGAGAGACATTCGAGCCACCGTTGGGTACCTTAAAACCTTTAAACAAGCTAGATTCTGTAGCTTCAACCCGAAAACTGCTTGAAGCATACTTAAAAATTTTAATTAAGATTTTTTATCACAAATTTTAAAATGTGTTAAATAAATTATCACAAACAACTTGCTCTAAAGTGTAATTagtatatatttaatatttttatttgttCTAATTTGTATCGTTTTTTAGCATTAAATTGCTCTAAGTTAAATTGCCTATTTTTAGTTTATAGAGAGAAAAAATGATACtcaattttgtttttcttttgtatTAATATTTTGAAAACGTGAGTTCATTTGCAACACATTCTTAGTTCCCCCATCTTCCTCTCCCCTCTTAGAACTTCAACATATCCTTCTCTCCTTTACGTACTTGTTCACTGAATTTTTCTTAAGATTAAGATGTTGAAGTTGGATAATTCATTACAAAATGCTCAAAGCTCCAGCAGGGATGGGCTTTTAACGTCAATCAAAGTTTTGGTTGTTGATTACAAAAAGGAGTCCCTTGCATATATTGGGGAGGTGCTGCATTCTTGATCGTTTGAAGGTAACATTATAACACCTATACACACTGACACACTTATAATTTTAGAGCAATGTTATGCATCTCGTGACCTACAtagaatattttttttaacaaagatAATAAACATATAAAAAGACTGAAAAGAACATAAAACAAATCTTGTTTACATGATGTGGTTTCTTCTAAAAGTTTTTTATGATCCCATATATATCAACTTGAAGTTTAAATTAAAACAAATCAACTTGAAGTTTATTTGGTATTCTTAGAAGACATCTTTTTGATGGTTACATTCATCATTGCTGGTTGACTATTTAAATATAGTCTTTGTGAAacatttaatttaattatttttgtctttatttctttaatcctaatattaatgAACCAGAACCTACCTGTAAATATCTATTTTTTTTACAACAAACTATACTACTTTTAATATACTTTTATTAATCATTTTATTAATCACTAATGACTGTTGCGGAATTTTAACCCTTCATCTCTAGAATAAAGGAAATACACCTTATCACCATAACAtgtaaaaataacatattttgattttatctATCATAGTAAGCCTTTCTCATGTTGAGTTTAACAATTGTAAAGTAGCTTCTCATTTCCAAGACGATCAAGGACAACCGTATAATAAGGTTTGACTTGGTTCATAAACATGAACAAGTTTTTGCCATAGACGTGGGCCACGTCTACTTTATTTTTGTTGTTTAGAGGATTTATGCTTGAATATACGCTTGTTATTTCTTTGGTTAAATTTTATATTGCCTTgctgtatataatttattttcgtttttaatatttttttaactcTTAATATATTCAAATTTGTCTAATGCTGGTCAATGTAATAGATGTCTCTCAATATGATATTTTTTTAACTCTACTGTCAACCTTAGGTGAGATGTCATTTTTCACATTTTTGGATTGTAGATCTTATAATAAAAGTAGTAGTAgtaatagtagtagtagtaataataataataataataataataataataataataataataataataataataataataataataataataataataataataataataataataataataataataattactattattattattatactgaTCAAAAACAGCAATATTAATGATTGGACTCAGAAACAAAGAAATCTTCAAAAACATTTGAGTGTCAAAACATACCGGATTTCAAAACCCAAGAATTTGAAAAGAAACTTTATGGTCAAAACAAAGCTTAAATGGAATGGGACCCAAAATCCTTAGATAATAAGAACTCATGTAACATGTGAACAAGTTTAATGTAGAGatattatacaaaaaaaaaaaaaaaaaacaatttaaacaaAGTAATATTATTTTTCATCTCTCCTCCCTAAACAAAGTCAAGGAGTCATGATCGTCGGAACACAAACAACCAAACTAGACCAAATTTTATGGACTCAACAAATTAACTCTTAACCTTATACATTGTCCTTTTAATTAATTGCAGAAAGCAAAAACAATCAAAATGTGGAGATATTGTTACATACTTATTGTtgaatatgcataacagttatctGAGTTTCCTATTTTTCTTGATTGACCAAATCTTCCTACATCAGAATCTGTGTATATATGCTATTTGACATATGAATAACTTCCTTAGTGTTAAATGTATCATTTTTGTCGATATGAATTATAGATATGAATCTTTTCATTTATATTTTATCCACATGTTAATATGGAGTTTTTAACTTTGGAGTATTTGCAAACATAAAACTGTAACTTGAGTTCATAATTCTTGTATTGACACAAATAGAGAAGAGTTAGATACTTGTTGCAGTTTCTGACATATTTCTCGTATGTTGCTATAATTAGTTATGTGCGTGGATCATTCTGGTGAGGCTTTAAGTTTGCTATCAGAAAAAAACAACCAATATGACCTCCTTCTGATAGATAGCAACATGCCTGACAGCGTAGATATACACACATTTCTTAGGCTTACAAAGAACATGGATCTACTATCTGTTGGTTAGTCCAAATCACTCTAGTGATATTGTTTCTAATTGAATCTTCAATAATTTTCATGTTTCTACCACAAAATACTCATTCATTTAATTTGTTACATACTCAAGTCATGTCTGAGCAAGAAGATGATGGCTTCATGCTTGAAGTTTTCAAGAGTGGTGCTTTTCTATTCATCAAAAGGCCTCTTACTATTGATGCAGTGAGGCATATACGCCAAGGCGTTATAAGACAGAGAATGCACAAGCTTGAAAAATCTACAAATAAAGATACTATTACCAAGAATAGAAATAATAGTATTAGAAACAAGGGTAGATGTGAGACAAAGAAGCAAGTCCACCAACTCtacaatgatgatgatgactatGATGATTATAGTGACGATAATAATTATAATGGTGATAGTAGCATGAAGAAGAAGGTGTGCATGGAGTGGACGAAAGAACTTCATGAGAAATTCCTTAATGCTCTTAGTCAGCTTGGTGAAGAAAGTATAAATTCATCTTTCAACATTTTTATTAAAGTCGTTTTACTTTTGTTTGGTCACATGAATATTAGAAATTTTGTAATGTATTATCTCTTTCTTTTTCATATCACTAAACAATTAATATTTTGATATTAGGATGGTTTCCAAAGAAGATACTTGAACTTATGGGTGTCCCTGGGCTTACAAGAATGCAGGTTGCTAGTCATCTTCAGGTTAGCTTTCAAATAGAAACTATTGACATGGAACTAGCTTATGTTttcttgggtgatggtttaaaatagGAAGAATTACTGACATGGAACTCATTTATGTTTTTTTGGGGGATGGTTTAAAATAGGAAGACAATTTACTAGTAAAGCAGTAATGGTAGTATTGCATTAGCATTTTGTTACATATCCTAGTTActtttcaatatcaacatatgtTTACTTTTCATCACCCATAGCAACATAGTTTATTTTTTTCCAAAGAAATTGCAGGGTAGTATATAACATGATTTCTATAAATAGTGTTTCTCAAATGTTGTAATCAATAGTAAGTGACTAAGTGGGCAAAATACATTATAATTTTTGAAAAGCCATATTCACCAGGTATGAAACATAATTCTAAAGGGCTCATTCTCAAATATGTAATTATTTCATATTAACTAGTTATATCTTTAATGACATCTTAAATGATTTTTCTACAATGGCCAAAAAAGGAGAATGTTGTTAATATGATGATATTTGTGTTGTTTTTTCACTTTTGAATAATTGTTGGTGTACAGAAATACCGCAAGGAGAAACTGAAGTTTGATGAAAAGAAACCATCGCAGGATCGTGAGTTGCCTTTAAATCTGTTTCCACAAGTACTTCATGAAAAAAAGATTGGGTGTATGACATCCTTACAAACAGGCAAACAAAGCAATACCCCTATTGGCATTGACATGTCAATCAATAGATGG
Above is a window of Helianthus annuus cultivar XRQ/B chromosome 14, HanXRQr2.0-SUNRISE, whole genome shotgun sequence DNA encoding:
- the LOC118486459 gene encoding two-component response regulator ARR10-like — encoded protein: MSEQEDDGFMLEVFKSGAFLFIKRPLTIDAVRHIRQGVIRQRMHKLEKSTNKDTITKNRNNSIRNKGRCETKKQVHQLYNDDDDYDDYSDDNNYNGDSSMKKKVCMEWTKELHEKFLNALSQLGEERWFPKKILELMGVPGLTRMQVASHLQKYRKEKLKFDEKKPSQDRELPLNLFPQVLHEKKIGCMTSLQTGKQSNTPIGIDMSINRWQPINLMNNQIVRGSSMMNISNQGNIAQHIEYTQLPSGSVLGLNLEDTYGNRYTTTTNDYVHQTSGFHDFGQGSNDQDLSFVQRQSSEHIPNFLRDLGNKGPNFI